The window TGTCCAGTCTTGAAGAACTATATGCAGGCAGCTTTATGGAATGGGAATCCTCTGTATACTATGATAGTGATAGTAGTGTTGAATTTGAGGAAGATTATTGTGGTATTGGAGGCAAAGTCAACGCGAGCCTCGATGAATTAGAATCTCTGCCTTTAACATCACTACAAATTTCTGTACCGGAACCATCCGTTTTGCCTACAGAGTCTGTCTTGAAAAATCTAGCTAGATTTAGAATTGTTATAAAGATCAATCTTTTTGCAGAGGGAAGAACACTAGGTAGTATGGATTCAGAGAATGGGTTGAGACTTGAAGGGGATGCGAGCGCGATTAAAAGGAGTGGGATATGTGTACTGCTGAAGAAAACTGAAGATCTGATATTGTACAGTGTGAGGAATTTGAAGAGTGTGTGGCATGAGTTAGAAAATGATGGTTTTCCACAGTTGAAGTGGATATCAATAGAGGAATGTCGGACATTACAACACTTGGTGAACATAAGCCACATCTCAAGTAGTTCACAGCTCCCATGTTTTAGTAACCTAAGAGACATAACAATAGCATCATGTGACAATTTGAACTACTTGTTTCCAGTGTCCATGGCTAGAAGATTGAGTCAACTCCGCAGGATATATGTATATGGCTGCCAAAGAATGGATGGATTGTTTTACGGGAAGGAAGAGGATGATGAGGTTGAGTTTCCTAATCTAATCAAATTGGAATTAAAAAGTCTGCCCGAACTCAAAGGTTTGTTGGTAGACATGGATAATGCAGCCACCAACTCATCCGTTATTCCTGGCAAGGTACATTTCTACCGAGAAATTCTACTAAACTCCTAGAGTAATACactcaatcaattaaaaagaggGATATACACTCTCCCCATCCAGGAGTATTGTAGAATTTCTACTTACCTACCAAGTATTTCATGTTCTCTTTATTAATTATTCATATTTGTACATTATATAAagggttaaggtacaaaaatacccttaacgttgacagtggagagcaattttacccctgacgTCTAAaaaggtgcaattttacccttaacgttggcaacaaacaacaattttacccccacgttgataagttgggtcaacttgagaaataatttatcaaattgtgtCTTTACAGTCATAAATCGTGTCATTTCCACTGTACGCGTACTCTAGTTTATCACTCACCATTAATAGATCACAAAGATATGTATACAcagtgaaaaaaattaaaaaattataatgtgTGCTGTATGAGTTGGATAGAAAAAATCCATATATTttgtcgaatttaaaaatattgatctttaattttattatgaaaCTACAAAAACGAAAAAGATTAGAACCAATTAATACGCAACTGATGTAGAATACGGGAACAAAATGTCTGCCTGgtttaataatgtttgaaattgacccaatttgccgatgtttggggtaaaattgcacaattttagatgttaggtgtaaattgctcttgacggtcaatgttagaggtatttttgcaccttatcccttatataaattaattatctatATGATCTTATTGCACATAAAAGGGGTCATTATGTTACTAaagtgcaaagttcagggaaTTTAAAGTCCGGTTTTGAAGTTTAGGGATTATAAAGAAGGTAAGGGAAAAGTTGAGGGACCATGGATATAATTTACCCCCACAAAAGTTAAACCGTCACTGTTTTTGCTGATATCAAATTTTCAATGTATACCAAATGgttttatcattttaaaattttagttttatatgattttaattttataattcaattCTTAGTTGTTTTATGTATACTGGagtgttcacatggaccttaatgaccatcTAGTATTTGTTTTCACATatagatctagacttattaaattCTAAAGCTTAGTATTTGCTCTTTATACCTGATCATTTATACTTTACATTAATAATTAAAAGGGTCAACACAGATTAAATTGAAGTGTTATGATgattttttgggtaaattacattcattgTCCTTGAACTATAGGGCTATTGACAACATAGCCCCTGAGCTTTATTTCTTGACATAAAAATCTCGTAACTTTGCATTATCATAGCATTGAAGTCCCAGTCGTCGAAAATCCATTAAAAACTTCGAACCctctttttatgttttgttaTTATATGTGAATTTCCAACAGATGTCTATATCATTTCTGTCACGTTGGATACGACTCTCAAATCTGCAAGAGCTTGTGATGGAACGTTGCCATTTGGTAAATGTGGCATTTTCGATCTTTGTTGTTGAGCAATTAGTTCAgcttaaaactttaaaaattAGATATTGCAAGCAGATGGAATATATTATTGGAGGCGAAGATGTAGAAAAACATACAAGAACAAGTAGATTGGTGTTTCCAATGTTAATATCTATCAACATTAGTGATCTACCAGAACTGGCAAGTTTTTGTCAAGACAGTAACTTTTTCTGGGATTGGAACTCATTGAAGGAAATACAGATAGATAAATGTCCCAAGATGAAGACATTAGTTGCACAAACTCAAATCATCCCTTCAACATCAAATCAAACTGTTGCTTCCATCAAAGAGGTATTAGCCTTTTGCATTTTGACTTTTAGGTGAGGGGCCTTAAAGAAAGGCCCAAGTTGAGATTCCATGGGTGTATTTTAACCCTTACATGTTGGGTTAATTACACATGTGGTCCTCCAAGTAGGGCTTGAAATgggccgagccgctcatgagcggcttggTGTttggctcgatttataaacgatCGAGCTTGAGCACGGCGAAGCTCGGATCGAAAGCTCGTGAACACGCtcgattataggttcatgaacaagctcacAAGCTAGCTTggttataatgttcatgaacacgCACAAGCTtggtttaattatatttttaataataatatttttattaagggTGAAATGTAAAACAACTTAGTATTATGTaaactttagttttgtagatttcaaaactatttagttttgtgttaatgaaatttcaaatcaatataattaatgagttgatAATGAGCGAAGTTCATGAACTGAATTAACGAGTTTAACGAGCTGCTCGCGAGCAAAGCTCGGTAACAAGCTCGTGAACAGCTTGTTAACAAGCTCGCGCACAGCTCGTGAGCAGAATGTTGATCGAGCTCGTGCTGGTCAATTTTCTGAAGAGCCGAGCATGAGCAGGTCAAAGCTCAGCTCGACTCGACTCGATTACAACCCTACCTCCAAGTATAAAGAATGGGAACACCAATGCCATAAAACTTAATTTCTtaacataaaaatcatcaaatattaaaaaaacaacCTAGTTTGGCCTTTCTAAAAACAAAATGGAAGGTGTCTAAAagcaaaatattaaaaaaacaacCTAATTTGGCCTTTCTTGGTTCTCTTGATATGAGAAATCAAAAGGGAGGGGATGAATGCAACTGACTCGGTTGAGTGTTGGTgacatgtatttttttattattttttaatccatGTAAAAGGACTACAGGATAAATCAAATGTAAagttggatgattttaatgttaagAAATTAAATTTGGTAGCATTAGTATTCCATTCCTGATACTTGAAGGACTGGGAGTGTAGTTATCCATATTTGATAGCTCATTTCAAATAGCatgatttttttgttgttgttgacaCATGTTTTTGCATCTTATATTACTTATTGTGATAGGTAATACCAAATGAATCTCAAACACGGACTGAGTCTTCGTCTTCCCATAGCTCAAGGAATTGGCATGTAGAGTTggtttctattttattttggtCATCTTGGATACGACTTTCAAATCTGCAAAAGCTTGTATTGGGGGGTTGCAATTCGCTGAAAGTGATATTCTCAATCTCTGTTGCTGAGCAGCTACTGCACCTTCGAACTTTAACTATACAAGTATGTAAGGAAGTGGAATATATTGTTGCAACTCTTCCaggacaagaagaagaagaagaaaaacatacAAGAACAAGTAAATTAGTCTTCCCAATGTTAACATCTATACACATTTTTAATCTACCTCAGTTGGTGACTTTCTCTGCTGACGCTCGTGTTTCCTTGGATGGGCATTCATTGAAAGAAATACAAGTACATTACTGTCCTAAAATGAAGACATTAATAGCACTCAATCAAAGCACTTCAACATTAGATCAAAGTCTTCTTTCCATCAATGAGGTTTGCGTTCTGattttgaataatttttatAGTTCAGGTTCCGTTTACTTGGCCTAAAAAACCATTTCGCCTGAATTTACTCAAAGTTACACCTATTGACCCTCTAAACTTACTTAAGTTAATTTccttaaagtgatctattggCCCTGAACTTATTTGAAGTGATGTGATACGCACTTTAACTTGCTCAAATCACCTCTTACTCTGCCACGTAGCTTTAATCATGTCATCTTAAACAAGTTCAGAGGACTAACGAGACATCTTTAATGTTCAGGGGTCAATCGGGTTTTTGGCCCCCCTGAACTTGGACTAAAAAACTGATTGACCCTCTGAAGTTTAAGGATGTAGCATTAGCCGATTCAGGGGCTCAAAAAACTGATTGACCTCCTCCATGATTAACTCCCTATTTGTGGGGCAGAGTAAGAGGTGATCTGGTCAACTTAAAGCGCGTATCACTTTAGCTAAGTTTAGAGGGCTAATAATTcaatttaagcaagttcaataAGTAAGTTCAGGGAACAATGATGTATCCATAGATAAAGATGAGTTTTTCCCTCTGTATGTATCTTTGTTTTTATATCATTATATCTTGAAGTGAATAAAGATATTCCTGGAGTAAAATTGTAGAAAATATTTATCGTCTAGGCAGTTATGATAGTATTTTGTACCTGAATCGGTGGCTCACTTTTTCTAAAATAATAGGGAAGAGGACCGAAACATGTCATTGAAAGATCTAGTATGTACCATACCTGGACAATAGTTGGAGTCAACGACTCTCATAGGGCTCTGTAGTGGAAGAACCAAAAACTCAGAGGGTCAGTGGACCAAAATTGAGTGagaaaacatatatttttttgggaTTAATAATCAGTGACGGAGAAATCTATCGTAGTTCGATCTGTACTGCCAAATTTGTCATAAATTCTGTAAATAACAAGATTAGGGACGAGATTTTATATTAGCGACATAATTTTTGtgataaatccaattttttgtTACTTTTCCCTGGAATTGGGGGGGTTGACGGAATAATTAACCTaccatttttacaattttaatgcAGATGCTATTCAAGATTGCGCCAGAATCTAAAGGATCTCCATCTCTATCTGTAGAAGAAGTGGATGTTCAAGACTGTGTGAATTTGTCTAATCTTTTCTCCTCGGATGTGGCCAAACTTCTGGGGAAACTACAACGTTTAAAAGTAACAACATGTGAGAAGATTGAAGAGGTTATTTCAAAAGGAAATGAAGAAGCAGTTGACAAAATTGCATTTCCTCAGTTAAAGTCAATGGAACTAAAGGGTTTACAAAACCTTCGGAGTTTCTACAATGGGATTCATCCGGTTGAATTGTCGTTTTTGAAAGATTTACAATTTGATGAATCCAATTTTCAACTGAAGATTTTCTTGTTCGAATGCTCGCTGAATGTAAAGGAAATGTGCATAAATGGAACCGATTATTCAAAAATGGGAAATCATTTCACCAATGATACCATAAAAGAACAGGTACAATCAGCTAACCTTTTATTCAACATTTTacttagttcaatttaatacaTAATTACACATAAACTTCCCACTTTTTCCTGGGAACTTATATTTGGATCTATATCACACCTACATTTGTCAAATTTGGACATCTGACACTCTTATTTGCTGATTTGGTAGACTTCATATTAAGTCGGCATGGCACCGTCAAGTCAAACTTCCCTTTAAACATGTTTCATGCCATGTCAGTAAATAATGGTGTTCAAATTGACAAGTTTAGATGTGTTACAACTTACAAGTCCAAGATAAGTTCGGAGTGCCAAATGGTAAAAAGTGACAAATTTAGATGTGCAATTATATATCAAGCCATTTAATTTTCTCTCATAAGAagaaaccatatatatatatgttagcgATTCATCCTTTAAACACCCAAAACTTAGTTTTAAGCCCCTAAACTACACAAGTTTGTGCAATTGAACCCACattttttaattctattaaacTCTTGATCTTTATAGTTGAAACTTATTGAACTTTTTCTAATCCAAACAATTTGTGGAAGTGAACCACGGAAGACATGTGATGGAGTTGAAAAAAATAGGCTCAATAGATTCCGATTATAAAGTTCAAGGGCTCAATAATCCCGACCCTTCAAGATTAAGGACTTGACAAAAAATATTTAAGTTTTGAGGGTGTAACGAACGAGTCCTGGGTGGGTGGATTTTGGGTAGAAGGCCTGCTAAACGAACGACCTTAAGGATAGTGATGGTATAGGAATGAACTTACTCCCACGttggaaatggagagagagttaGTGGGGTATATTAGTAAGATGTGTTTCTAATACATGCAGACATGTTTTAAATGGAGGGAATGAGACTTGGgtcagagcggacaatatctaagTGACGCATTTTACTGGTTGTTATAGTTCTTTCTTACTTCCACCGCTATCCCTTAGAGCCGCTTCTTGCTCAGGCCTTTTACCCGGTGCCACCTACTCTGGACCGGCTCGTTACAATAACAAATTTATGAAATTCAGTCTTAAAAGTATGTTTCTTTTTTGAAGATGTTGAACAAAGTAAGCATATGCTGCGTTGAGCATTTCCTGATTATGTGTCAACTGCCACATGAAGACTCAAGTAGTATTCGAGATTTACTCTTTACGAAGTGTGAGAAATTGTTGGATGTCATTCCTTGGAATTTGATTACAAGTCTTCAAAAGTTAGAAAAGCTTGTTGTGAAGAAATGTGATTCGGTAGAGAAAATATTCGAGTATGAAAGAGTAAATACTGAAGATCAAACAAGTATTACAATATTCTCTCATCTTGAAGAAATTACTCTGGAAGATCTGAAAAATCTCAAGCATATATTCAACAAGATTCCAAAAAGAATTCTGGGGTTTCAAAAGTTAGAAAAACTCGTCGTGAAGAGATGTGCTTCAGTACTTGAGCTATTCGAgttcgaagaagaagaaagtgtcaCAACATTTTCTCATCTCGACACTATTATTCTGGAATATCTGGAAAATCTCAAGCATATATTCACTAAAATTCCGGACAACATCGTTGGGTTCCAAAAGCTAAGGAAGTTACATGTTGAAAATTGCAACAACTTGAGAAACATATTCTCAGTATGGTCGGTAAAGGGTCTTGTACAGCTCCAACAACTAGAGGTAGCGTTTTGTACGAGGTTGGAGGAAATAGTTGCAAAacaggaaaaagaagaagaagaagctattgtGTTCCCAAAACTGAGGAGTATTAATGTTTTATCTTGTCCTAAACTTGAATGTTTTTACAGTGGAAAACGTGCCATTGAATTGCCAGTACTGAAAAGCTTGAGCATTTTCAGCTGTGATGCTATTCAGACTTTCTCAAATGGATTATTGAGCACTCCAAATCTGCATAAAATAGCAATTGATTTTATGAATCATCCTTGTAATGGAGACCTTAATGCAGCCTTATCAAGCAAGTAGAAGAAGGTACACTCTATTACTTAACATGGTTTGTTCTCATTTCATTTGCGTCTGAAATGGTATCTTTTACAACTCGAAataaggtttttacagtttctcTATAAAAATTCAAATGTAGATGAAGTGGATAATGCTCTATTAACCAAGTTCTATGTTCAAAGCTCATTTTTCAGAAGCTTAATGTGTTAATTTGAAAGATGAAGGGCTCAATCCACCAAAATAAGAATGATTAGAGGCCTCTAGATGTTTTTTACCAAAATTCTAACATACTTTTGGGTGCATGTGCTTCCATCCAACAAGATCTCCCATTGGATGGGAGCATATTGTCACGGACACAGTCTTTCACTACCCCTGTCAACTGTGTACTGCCGGATGAAATCATGCGGGATGTGACAATATGCTCTGGGAGTACATTAGTCAGGTTTTGCACAACTAATGCACCATAGTTGGTACAAAAGTATGAATATATACCATCTTATGACGATCAATAATTTATCACCTACAATCAAAGAATTAGGATGTAAGAAATTATTTACCTATAAAAACGCACGTTACATGTACATTTCATTGGACAAAATATTTATATTGGTTTCAAAAGATTTGATGTTAAGCAGTTAACTAAACTTACCAAAAGAGCTTACAGCTACAATTAAAACCTCAAAGTTAACTGATGTCTATAATTTGTGGCTTTTTAGGGGGCTGGATTTATAAGGACTCTCTATTATGGAAAAGCTTGTCTGAGAGATGTTTGTTAGAGGACAGATGCAATTATACTTGTGATGATCAGTTGACCATTTTAATGTGGTtgttatgcttttttttttttaaattaaataattattctattattaatttttttaatgaaagattgggacgcgattaagaggttagacatcccaactaggttggcacccctaacgCACTTAACCAATcctgaatattattaaaaaaaaaaaaagaaaattacaaaagggGAGAAAATTAAAGGAAACGAATATGAGCAACATTACAAAGGTCATCGAAAACATGAAATTGCAGTGGTCTACATTGTAGATTTGTTTCTATTCATAAATTCAGTTTCCTTCATGTGCCATTTGTTTATGATGCGTTTGAAGACTATGATAGTTATGTAAGGAGCGTTTTTCTATGCAGCTATTCTAGACAGAGTTAGCTATTTATATAGGCGCTTTTGTTTGCATCATTAGGAGACTTTTAAAATTTTGACCTTCAGACCATGCTGTAGTAATCTTACATTTGTAGCAACTTCTTGTGTGTAATTGACAATCATCATCTGCCATTAATGATAAGTGCACTAGTCGTATGCATTGATTTGAGTGTATAACATGTTATTTGTCTTGATAACCCTATCACGGATTTTCTGTtttcattatattttattttagatgTCTATATGATTAGTAATTTAGTGTTTCTTATTGTTCGGTGGGAGTGATTGACTGATAGTCTATTTCATTATGAAGAACTCATGTTTGTGTTTTCATATTACTATGTCTTCATATGCTTTGTGGAAAATGGGCTAGTCTTAGCTTCTTTTGCTTAGGCCTAGATTTCTATGACCTGGACAATGAAAACAAGACGTGAGCTCGAAACCTTCGATCTCTTGATaggtgggtaaattacatacgtggtgtataaTGTTTGCTCTCTTTCATAATTTGGTGTATaatcttcaattttgcacacaaagttgtacaaccttttggtaaCTTTCCACTAAAGTGTAAACCGGTCAACGCGTTACGTCAACAATTTGACCTCCATAAAAGTAAAAAGTTGACCAGTCAACgtgccacatcagcaattttgaCTTTTATGAAGATCAAATTGCTGACGTGTCGTGTTGACTTcgcattgaccggtcataattaccGACTGTAGTCACTGTATATTTTAGTGGAAGGTCATCAAAATGTTATACAGTTCTGTGTGTAAAATTGAAAGTTTTACatcaaaatgtgaaaaatgacaaagattgtACACCACCACATATGTAATCTATCCTAGTTCAACCTTTGAACCTTTTGAATAATCATATAATCATAGAACCTTTCTAACTTTGAGGATTCTATATTGATTGAAACCTACACTTCCTCCATCGAACTCCTGATTATATTGAGATCTAATCATAGTATCTTACATCAATTGTTGTTGCATGTCCTTCCTTCAATGCCTCTTTGTACTCAAAGTCTTAGTTGCAAAACACTCAACTCTTCCATTTTGACAATAACTACTTTGAAACCTTCACTGAAGGTAAGTTGGCAATCATGGTTTCAATTTGATAGTAGATACTCTTCTTTCTTGCATAGATTTATTTTTCCATCttaacatgattttttttttttttttaataaaagcgGTCTTGAATGTACATGCAAGATTTTTGGTGAGAGTAAATGGCCAATTGCGCATGATTGGGTTGTGATCATGGACTTGATTGCTTGCAAaatattggcttaatacatcatttgctccccGAACTTGTCAAAAAAGGTTGATTGACCtcatgaactttcaaagtgtctcgatagcctcgtgaacttgcataaaatgttcatttagccctctgaacttgcgtaaaatgtaatcaattaatcgtTCGGTtgcaaaaagtaagttaaatgcgggaTATGTATTGTACACGTCTTAgattgttattacataattcataaaatatattaaaaaggaagttcttAATTGCAAAACTATAAACTTTGTTTtccctaatattagaaccgtataTCCCGACCTTCATCGTTTTGCTCTTTTAAAGACGTATTCAAtacatctttcgcatttaatttactttattttgtgcaattgagtgattaattgattacattttacgcaagttcagggagctaattgAACATGCAAAATAACACGACAATCAGTTTTGACACACTTACTTGTAATTCAAAATGGATATTGACCATAAGATTCTAATAAACCTAGTTCTAAAAATGAATTTGTTTATTCAGGGTTCATGTAAATATTATTGATGAAGATCAAATAATAAGATGATAAGATGATAATCCGTTTTGAAGCACTTGCCTACCGTCCAAATGGGTATTCACAATTTATAAAAAGACAATCTTTTGATACGATCCATTTGATATATATAGAAACATGAGGGAAACATATTTAAAGCATGTTTGTAGTCTAATTAGTTTCAATGTGTCAACCAGAACTACTTATGGAAGGATTCTAAATTTGAGTTTATTTTGACGCATATGGATGATACGATGgaaagacttttttttttcttaatgttAAATGCAGTAGGAACGTGGTAGCTTATAAAAAAAGACTTTACACTAATATCAAATAAATAGTAAAGATTGTTTTTTCAGACTTGCTCTTTGCTTTATTACAatactagtttttggcccgtgcgatgcacggatttatcttaatatataaatattaataaaaatacaatctaataattacaattaatgacataaatgtgttatataaattaaatattattatttgattttcacatttactttaaataatatttttatagataaatataataataaaataaaaactaatatattatatattatattatattttttatcagtaaaaaaggaggaagtgacacctcagttccatcattactgttttatattatatatagatagatatgtaaagaattagagagattttagggattaatttaaattctgtagtactcttagatatatgggataaaataatctttttatagataaatatacataataaaattaaaattaatatattaaattttttatcactaaaaaaggaggaagtgacacctcagttccatcgttactgttttatattatatagatatatagatgtgtagagaattagagagattttagggattaatttaaattctgtagaactcttagatatagtacggataaaataatctttttatagataaatatatataataaaattaaaattaatatattaaattttttatcactaaaaaatgaggaagtgacacctcagttccatcgttactgttttatattatatatagatgtgtagagaattagagagattttagggattaatttaaattctgtagaactcttagatatagtacggatacaataatctttttatagataaatatatataataaaattaaaattaatatattaaattttttatcactaaaaaaggaggaagtgacacctcagtttcATCgtcactgttttatattatatatagattgaaTTTCTTTATTTCTGATTCCTTTTCTTATTTACATACAAATTCTTTCAATTGAATAACACTAAAGACACgctcataaaaaaaaagttcataAATAACGAATGTCAACCAAATGCACGACCATGCAATACAAGATTGTTGGGCTTTTGGAGATTAAGAGATAGGCTCAACTGCAACGATGGGTccaactgcagcgatccaactCCGTGGGCGATTAAGGTTTCTTgaggagtataaatgtaacctctttctctgtaatccgtatctctttcattatagtgaaatatcctggTTTGGTAGTGCCCCtagacgtagtcattcatattgagtggcgaactgggtaaacaattctttTGTGTTTGCTTGTTTTTTGTTTATCTTAATTTCATTTATTCCTAACAAAGATGTAGTATAACAATGGAACGCTTTTACGATGATATTAAGATAAAAGGAAAGTTTAAAGGAAGCTATCAATTTTGGGTTATTAATACAGAGAGATGTGAACTCCATTAATTCATCCTAgcatggaaaaaaaaaatacttcaatCATCCAATATATTATGACTAGAACTAGACCAACCCGTTACTTATATATACACTTGCAACATGCTTAGTTCTTGTCCGATACAATTTTGCAAACAATATAACGGCACTGTCCCGCCTATTACTTTGCTTAATATGTCGTTTGCAACGGTTGTAGTTCATGCACGTGACAAATAGTCAAGCAGTCAATCTAATATGACCGGCCAATTTGTATTTGTATTAGTTTGATTAACGAACCGTTACAAATTCTTGGAATGCTTAAATTTTGTAATAGGGCTTCAAAATAAACCGATATAAATATACAGAAAGATCAAATAATATCGAAAGCTAATGTTGCAAGCAACTAATTTTACAACTATGTTATTTGATTATATATACAATAATGCATAAACTAATCCAACAGATAGAACATTTCAAacgaaaaaaataattttattagttttttcgCGGATAAGGAAAGATGACACAGCTGACAATAATCATACAAAATAGAAAACTTATAGCAAATATGTACTTAATGAATTTTTGTTTAATACAAAAACACCATTCTTGCGTAAATTAATTCATGTAATGTAAAATGTCAAATATTAGTAGATTTTagacccgtttgttttacctactgtttgctgttggaaaaaccTGATTTTCCAAATACTTAAAACTCATTTTGAAGTGGAAAGACAAACAGtagcatgaaaatgagcaatcAAACACCTAATTCTTATAAGTAAGAAAATGCTTAATACATCGTTTTTCTTTTGAGCTTGTTCAAAAAAATTGATTGACCTCCTGAAATTTCAAAGTATCTCGATAGTCCTatcaatttgtataaaatattcaattaatcATCTAAACTTGCGTCAAATGTAATCAATTTATTATTCCATTATAAAAAAGTAAGCTGCATGTAAAAATGAGTTATACGCATCTTAAAATGTCATTACATAATTTATAGAATAGATTAAAAAAGTTCTtattgctcaactataaaacttgttttctctaatattagaaccgcatgCCCTATcgtcttacttttttttttaatgtgtgCAACACATTTTCCGCattgaattttcttttttttataattgaatgattaattgattatattttacgtaagtttaggaagctaattgaaatattttaaaagttgaAGGGCCAACCGTTGGACAAGTTCatagcaaatgatgtattagaaaaaaaaa of the Euphorbia lathyris chromosome 7, ddEupLath1.1, whole genome shotgun sequence genome contains:
- the LOC136234957 gene encoding uncharacterized protein isoform X6 codes for the protein MSRWFLFLLDQLSVTFILGVYVLQVMHLLVLQLPVFPLQFRLQILPHLRILALTFLSPCEKVLVIDMEFLTAIVSSIAGEIAKYTVAPIGRQIGYLIFYDRNINNLKTKLQKLHDKKTGVDLQVNHAERNLYDPPPEVKTWQHQVVTVHVEATKFLEDEEIERKKRCFSGPCRNPKSLHSLSRKATKMSQDVVALLEDAEKFQFSEFACPRPPPALGSTFHTEGIKDFGSRVSLMKDVLKALMDDNLSMISICGLGGVGKTTMVKEIVKVVETQKLFDEVAMPVVSQNPNLKKIQGDIASCLGLELKDDTEKGRALKLHERIANNEKRILLILDDVWNEIDFEEIGIPAADESKIKCKIVLTSRREDECNKMGSQKNFRIHALSNAEGWDLFKGIAFADDSVDNQDLHQMAKQIAAECDGLPIAIVTIAKALKKKRESVWFDALNQLQRSNLKGVSGMGKVYSRLELSYDLLERGEAKSCFLLCCLFPEDYDIRVEDLVRYGMGLRLLENIESIQQARHRVHALVDELKDSFLLLDSDKDDHDQYVKMHDVIRDMAISIASKEKSYIVSCNDEMKKWPETDRYEDCHAISLRCKQMKEHPSDLNCPKLELVRLQYQKGLKRLPDNFFKGMKELKVLDLDIPSLPDSLPVLEKLRTLYLSDMAEIGDVRNVEILTIRDECFPMIPKEVGSMGKLRLLDLRGMSRLRYIPRGVLSRLSSLEELYAGSFMEWESSVYYDSDSSVEFEEDYCGIGGKVNASLDELESLPLTSLQISVPEPSVLPTESVLKNLARFRIVIKINLFAEGRTLGSMDSENGLRLEGDASAIKRSGICVLLKKTEDLILYSVRNLKSVWHELENDGFPQLKWISIEECRTLQHLVNISHISSSSQLPCFSNLRDITIASCDNLNYLFPVSMARRLSQLRRIYVYGCQRMDGLFYGKEEDDEVEFPNLIKLELKSLPELKGLLVDMDNAATNSSVIPGKMSISFLSRWIRLSNLQELVMERCHLVNVAFSIFVVEQLVQLKTLKIRYCKQMEYIIGGEDVEKHTRTSRLVFPMLISINISDLPELASFCQDSNFFWDWNSLKEIQIDKCPKMKTLVAQTQIIPSTSNQTVASIKEVIPNESQTRTESSSSHSSRNWHVELVSILFWSSWIRLSNLQKLVLGGCNSLKVIFSISVAEQLLHLRTLTIQVCKEVEYIVATLPGQEEEEEKHTRTSKLVFPMLTSIHIFNLPQLVTFSADARVSLDGHSLKEIQVHYCPKMKTLIALNQSTSTLDQSLLSINEMLFKIAPESKGSPSLSVEEVDVQDCVNLSNLFSSDVAKLLGKLQRLKVTTCEKIEEVISKGNEEAVDKIAFPQLKSMELKGLQNLRSFYNGIHPVELSFLKDLQFDESNFQLKIFLFECSLNVKEMCINGTDYSKMGNHFTNDTIKEQMLNKVSICCVEHFLIMCQLPHEDSSSIRDLLFTKCEKLLDVIPWNLITSLQKLEKLVVKKCDSVEKIFEYERVNTEDQTSITIFSHLEEITLEDLKNLKHIFNKIPKRILGFQKLEKLVVKRCASVLELFEFEEEESVTTFSHLDTIILEYLENLKHIFTKIPDNIVGFQKLRKLHVENCNNLRNIFSVWSVKGLVQLQQLEVAFCTRLEEIVAKQEKEEEEAIVFPKLRSINVLSCPKLECFYSGKRAIELPVLKSLSIFSCDAIQTFSNGLLSTPNLHKIAIDFMNHPCNGDLNAALSSK